TCTCCTTCTGTGAGGCCCCGACCTGCGCGTCGAGCGCCGACTGCGCCGGCCTCGGCCCCGCCTACTTCTGCGGGAGCCCGGGGGACGAGTTCTGCGACGACGGCCTCGCCCGGTGCGTGGCGCCCTGCGGCCTCCTCGATTGGGCCGGCACGTGGGCCGGGGTGTCCGTGCTGGGCGGCGAGCGGCTCGACGTCCAGTTCGAGATCGCCGACGTCGAGGACGCTTTGACCGGCCGGCTCGCGGTGGCCGACCCCGTGACCGGGGCCTGGGTCGATCTCGGGACGCTCTCGGGGTACCACTACAGCACCTGGGGCTCGTGGACCATGGCGACGGGCCTCTCCGTCGCGGGCGAGTTCTCCAATGGCGCGTTCGCAGGGACGCTCGCGTTCCCGGCCGTCGGGTCGTCGGCCGCGTTCGTTGCCAACGTGACGCTGGAGAAGGTGGGCGGACCGGTCGGGGACGAGCCGAGCCCGCCGGGGAGCCGTGCCGTCGAGCTGGGGGCGCCCTACCCGAACCCCGCCCGGAACGGCGCGGCCGTCACGGTCCCGCTCCGCGTGGCCGAGCCGGGCGCGGTCCGCGTTGCCGTGTTCGACGTGGTCGGCCGCGAGGTCGCCGTGCTCCACGATGGCCCCGCCGCGGCAGGCGACCTCCGGCTCACCGTCGACACGCCGCTGGCGGCTGGGGTCTATGTCGTCCGCGCGACGACGGGCGCTGCGGCCGTGACACGCACGCTCACCGTCGTGCGCTAATCGAGCGATGTTGGTCGGGCAGAGACCTCGGCCGCGAGGTCAACCGCCGCCGCACACACAGGCACGTCGCGCCCTCGGTCAGCCAGGGCGCGCCGAAGGAGGCCCTAGACTCGGCGATCGCCGAGCCCTCACGCTCCGAGGCCGCCCGAGCGCGAGGCTGCAGACGTTCGCGAACGGGGCGGGGTCACTGGGAGCCGGCTCTCGGCCGCGTCGGCCCCAGTGACGAGGGCACGGGTGCCAGCAGAGGTCTCGGCCGGCGTTAGGATAGGGCCGCCCGAGCCTGAAACAGTCGGGCCCGTGGGAGTTACGGCGTGGGGTCTGGGCCACATACGACTCGCGCTCTGCGGCGTTATCTGCCCTCAGCTCCCTGGGCCACCTAAGCTGCCACACGCCGGAGGCCCCTCCCTACAGGCAAGTGGAACCCGACGTGGCTTGCGACCACGCCCCACACGTCGATGTCCTGCCCGTCGAGGAGCTCGATCGGCCCGTGGTCCGGGGTCGCCGCGAGGAGCACGACCCGCTCGCCGCGCCGGACGTACTGCTTGACGGTCAGCTCGCCGTCGACAGCCGCCACGACGATCATCCCCGACTCGGGCCCTACAGCTCGGTCGACGACGACGTAAAACGCGGAGCCGTCGGCGAGGGCGACGAGACGGCGGGGAGACATAGGACGAGGGGAGGGACCAGGGGGGCGCCTCGTGTCGCCCGCCCTGTCACACCCGCCGGGCCCGCCCGCCTCTGGGCCTACGGGACGGGGAGCCGGACGGCGAACGTGGCCCGGCCAGGGGCCGAGTCCAACAGGACGAGGTCGCCCCCGTGCCCCTGGACCACCGTCTCCCACGCCATCGAGAGCCCGAGGCCGGTCCCCTCGCCCGTCGGCTTCGTCGTGTAGAACGGCTCGAACGCCCGGGCCCGGGCCTCCTCCGAGAGCCCGCCGCCGTTGTCCTCGACGACGACCTCGACGACGGCCCCGTCCCGTCGCGTGAGGACCGTCACGGCCGGGCGGTACCCCTCGCCCTCGGCCGCACACCGGGCGGCCACGGCGTACAGCGCGTTCTCGACGAGGCCCGCGACGGCCCGGCCGAGGTCCTCGGGGACCGCCTGCAGAGGGGGGACGTCGGGGCCCAGGACCAAGGCCACCTCCGCGGCCGGACTCCCCGCCGCGAGCCGGGCCTGCCGCGTCGCCTCGACCGTCAGCCGGAGGAGGGCGTGGACGTCGACCGTCCGCCGGTCGCCGGGGCCGCTCCGGGCGTGGGACATCATCGACCGGACGATCCCGTCGGCCCGGCGCCCGTGCTCGGCGATCTTGGCGAGGTTGGCCCCGAGCGTGTCGAGGTCCTCGACCAGTGGGTCTGGGAGGCCCCCGCCGAGCGCGTCGGCCACGGCGTCGTGGACGTCCGAGACGAGGTCGACCGAGAGGTCGGCGAAGTTCGTCACGAAGTTCAGCGGGTTCTTGAGCTCGTGGGCCACGCCGGCCGTGAGCCGCCCGAGCGACGCGAGCTTCTCGGACTGGACGAGCCGGGCCTGCGCCCGGTGGACCTCGGCGAGGGCGGCCTCCAGCTCGTCGTTCTTCCGCCCCATCTCGTCGGAGTGGCGCCGGGCCCGCTCGGCGTCGTCGAGCGCGCGCTCGGCGGCGTGGCGGGCCGAGAGGGCCTCCAGGCGGGCCGCCATCTCTTGGCCGAGGATGTCCTCTCGGACCGCCTCGTTCCGGCGGAGGTGGCGGAGCGCGTGGCCCATCCGCCCGAGCGTCTCGTACGCCTCGGCGAGGGCGACGTGGGCCTGGCTGGCCCGGAGCTTGGCCCCGACGGCCTCGGCCAACTCCAGCGCCCGCTCCATCGTCTCGACGGCCTCCTTCGGCTTTCCCAGCGCGCGGAGGGCCCGGCCGATGTCCAGGAGGCTCTCGCACTCGTCTGGGCGGAGGCCGGCGCCCCGGCGGAGGTCAAGCGCCACGCGGTGGAGGAGAAGCGCGTCGCGGGGGGCGCCCTCGGCCTGGGCGAGGACGGCGAGCGCGTGGAGCGCCTGGGCCTCCGTCGCCACGTCGCCGGCCCCGCGGGCCATCGCGAGCCCCCGCTCGTGGTGGCCCTTCGCCTCGGCGTACCGGCCGAGGTCGCAGAGGGCCGTCCCGACGGCGACGTGGGCCCGGGCCTGTCCTCCAGCGATCCCGAGGCGGTCGAACAGCGCCAACGCCTCATGCCCGAACCGGAGCCCGTCGCGGGGCGCGTCGAGGTCGGTCGCGGCCCCGCTCAGCCCGATGAGGGCCCACGCCTCTTGGAGCGCGTCGCCGTCGGCGCGGACCCGGTCGAGGAGGGCCTGGAGGACCCGGAGGACCTCCTCGAAGTTGCCGAGGTCCCGGTGGGCCCACGCGAGCCCCTGCTGGACCCACCGGTCGAGCTCCAGTGGGAGGAGGTCCCGATCGCGCTCGGCGTCGAGGAGGAGGTGGAGCGCCCCGAGCGGGTCGGCGTGGAGGAGCCGGGCGTACCCGGCGAGGGCCGTCGCGAACGCCCGCCCCGGGGCGTACCCCAGCCGGCCGGCCAGAGCGAGCGACTCCCGGGCGAGCCCCTCGATCCGGTCGGCCTCGCCCGGCCCGAGCCCGTGGGCCAGCGCGTTGAGCGCGTCCACGCGGGCCGAGCTCGCCTCGCCCTCCAGGGCAGCGACGCGGGCTTCGAGGTCGGGGACCGGGTCGGTCATGTCGGCCGAGAACGTAGAGACGGGGACGAGGCGGGACAAGATGGGGGACGGCGGTGACACGCCGTGTCACCTGGGCCCCCTACGTTCGCCGTCGACCTCCCCATTGACCGCCATGTCCGAGCCGTCGCCGTTCGACCTCCGCCACGTCCACCCCCACCTCCGGTTCGGGACGGCCTCCGACCGGTACGCCGGGTGGATCGGCCAGGTCTACCCCGAGGACGTCTGGGCCGACCGGGTCTCGACGCGGACCAAGAAGCTCGGCGGGACGACGTACGAGGAGCGGACGCTCCCGGTCGAATCGACGGCCGACTACTTCCGCCACTTCTCCGTCGTCGAACTCGACTTCACGTTCTACCGACCGCTCGCCGACGACGCCGGGAAGCCAACGTCGAACCGGTTCGTCCTGGAGCGGTACGCCGAGCACGCCCCCGACGACGCCCGCTTCCTCCTCAAGGCGCCCCAGGCGTTCTCGGCCCGGACGCTCCGTCGCGAGCGGGCCCCGGCGTCGGCCGTGAAGCTCGACGAGGGCCTGGCCAAGAGGGGCCGCCCGGCGTACGTCCCGAACCCGACGTACCTCGACGCGGCCCGGTACGCCGACCAGTTCCTCGGCCCGGCCGTCGACGTCCTGGGCGACCGGCTGACCGGCGTCGTGTTCGAGCAGGAGTACGCGCCGAAGGGCCAGAGCCCGACGCCGGAGGCGTTCGTCGGCGAGCTCGACGGGTTCTTCGCCGACGTCCCGCCCGCGGTCGGGGGCGCCGCGGTCCAGGCCCACCTCGAAGTCCGCTCGCCGCACCTCCTGGAGCCGCCGTACTTCGCGTGGTTGGAGTCGCGGGGGCTCGGGTACGTCTTCAGCCACTGGACGTGGCTCCCGTCGCTCGGCGACCAGGCCCGGCGGGCCGGCGGGCGGTTCACGGCGGCGAACGGGGAGGCCGTCGTCCGGCTCCTCACGCCGCTCCGGACCCGGTACGAGGAGGCCTACGGGCTGGCCTACCCGTTCGACGCCGTCGTCCCCGCGCTGGCCGGGACGCCGGGGGCCCGGGAGATGATCGAGGACACGGCCGACCTCGCGGCGAAGGCGGTCGAGGCCGGGGCGGTCCTCAACGTGATCCCGAACAACCGGGCGTTCGGGAACGCCCCGCACCTCGCCCGGGCCGTGGCCGACCGGGCGCTCGACCGGCTCTGAGGCCGTACGGGGAGGTGCTCAGCGCTTCCGGCTGGACCGGACGTCGCGAGACACGAACGTCACGATGCCGACACGACGTCCAGGCCCTCCTCTCCGTCTTCCGCAGCGACCCCGACAAGCGCCTCCGCGTCATGGCCCTCCGTGGTCTCGAGGCCGCGGGCGGCGTCGTGGCGACGCTCCGGGACGAGGCGGGGGCCGAGTTGGGTCGCCCGGTGGACCCCCGGGCCCGCCACCTCCTCATCGCCATCCTCGTCGACCACTACGGGGCGCACGCGCTCCGCAACGACCGGGCCGTGGCGGCCCTCGCCCAGGCGGCCTCGACCGACCCGGGCCGGTGACCTCCCCCGCTCGTGATCCCTCGCGCCCCGTTGGGTCATCCTGGCGGGGCGCGAGTCCGTGCGGTGAGGTCATCCGTCCCGACGGCGGCGCCCTCGGCTGGACAGGGCCCGTGGGGGAACAGCGATTCCCTCTGGGTGATGCACCCGCACGTGGGGCGGAGGCTCGACACCTCCGCGACGGCCGGGGACCGGAGGAGCTCCGAGACGCCCGGGGGACCGAGGTCCGCGAGCACGGCGGAGAGGCCGTCGCGCCGCTGGAAGCGGGCCGGCCGGGGCGACCCTCCAACGGCGACCACGGCCGCCTCGACGCTGTCGCGGTCGGGCCCAGCCACGAGCACGTACGGCCCCCAGACCCCGTAGCACGGGCGCGACGTGTCGGGCTCGACGCCGCGAGTGCGGGCGCGGTGGACGGCGACCTCGGCGAGGAGCTCGCGGGGCCCGAGGAGCTTCGCCCGCTCCAGTTCGGGGACCTCGGCCCTGACGACCTCGCTGGTGGCCCAGCACCCGCACGCGCCGCACCCCCAGTTCACCTCGATGGGGGGGAGGGCCGGCTCGGGGCGGCACCCGACGAGGGCTCCGAGAGCGAGCGTGAGGAGGACGGATCGCATGGTGGCCGAACCTCGCGGGCGGGCGCGCTCCGCCCCAAATTCCGCCATCGCTTGGAACGGTTGGCTCGCACGCGGTGCCTACAGCGCCTTGTCGAGGCCGGGGACCGTGTGGCGCGGCGGACTCTCGGAGGCCCGACTCACGCGCCCCTCGCGCGTCCAGCGGTCGAGCGTCCGCGTGGACACGCCGAGGTGGGCCGCCGCCTCGGCGCGCGCCAGGAGCCGGTCGCCGAGGCGGTCATTGAGGACGGCGACGTGGCGGGCGAGCCGCTCGACCTCGGCCACCAGCGGGGCGACGGCGCGGGCGCAAGGTGGGGTCAGAGAGAGAGAGGACCAGGAGGAGACCGGCGGCGGCGGGCCGTCCCACGTCGTCCTGTACCGCCGCCGGCCGGTCACCTCACGACGGTGGCGCCCACCCCCGACGCGGGGCGGTCGCCCGGGTGACGGGCCTGGTAGACTCTGACTCCGAGGCGGGCCCGTGATGGACGGGCATGGGCGGCAGGGGGAGGCCGCCGATGTACGGACTCCGAGGCCCACCGTGTCTTGAACGAACCGATCAGAGAACGGAATCGGGGCTCCGGGTCGGGGGCGCCTCCTCGATCCCCATCCGCCGGTCGATCACGCGCTCTGCGCTCTCCCAACGTGTCGGGGACACTCCCGCGAGGCGGCGGTAGGCCCGGACGAAGTGGGACTGGTCGGCGTAGCCGAACCGCTCGACCACGTCGGACCACGTCGTGCCCGGCACTGCGTGGAGAAAGGCGTGCGCGAGCCGGAACCGGACGATCTCGGCGTACCGCTTGACCGAGACGCCGAGCACCGCGAACCGCCGTCGGAGCGTCGGCGTGCTGACCATGAGGCTGTGTGCGATCGCGTCGACCCTGATCCGCCCCTCGGCCGCTTCGATCGCGTCAACGGCACGCTGGAGGAACTCGGCCTCGACGAGGTCGCTCCACGGCGCGCTGGCAAGCCCGTTCCCCAGGAAGTCGAGCGTGAGAGCGGCCCGGCTTTCGAAGTCGGCCGCGTCGAGGAGCGCCCGCTCGAAGGCGTGGGCCGCCTCTGCGAGTGGGGCTCGGACGAGCGCGGCGAGCGCCGGCGGCCTGTCAGCCCCGCCTCGCCAATACCGCCGGACGCCGAGGACCGCCAGCGGCCCGACGGCCGGGAACGTCGCGTAGAACGCCTGGAGCCCGCCGATGACTTCCGCGGCGTAGGCGTCGGGCTGGGGACCGGAGAGCAGGACCGGGGGGATCCAGAACGGCGGGTGCCCGCTGAACTCGCCACGGGCCTGCCCTCGGACGGTGAC
This sequence is a window from Rubrivirga marina. Protein-coding genes within it:
- a CDS encoding T9SS type A sorting domain-containing protein translates to MTTRLDTLARTLGASTSRRDALRALGAFAATTALSFAGTGFASPRTADRAPVSVRTGGACVGSPVPGLPEFCSNSSNCLCMDTPEGAYACAELPFDVSFCEAPTCASSADCAGLGPAYFCGSPGDEFCDDGLARCVAPCGLLDWAGTWAGVSVLGGERLDVQFEIADVEDALTGRLAVADPVTGAWVDLGTLSGYHYSTWGSWTMATGLSVAGEFSNGAFAGTLAFPAVGSSAAFVANVTLEKVGGPVGDEPSPPGSRAVELGAPYPNPARNGAAVTVPLRVAEPGAVRVAVFDVVGREVAVLHDGPAAAGDLRLTVDTPLAAGVYVVRATTGAAAVTRTLTVVR
- a CDS encoding LexA family protein, coding for MSPRRLVALADGSAFYVVVDRAVGPESGMIVVAAVDGELTVKQYVRRGERVVLLAATPDHGPIELLDGQDIDVWGVVASHVGFHLPVGRGLRRVAA
- a CDS encoding ATP-binding protein gives rise to the protein MTDPVPDLEARVAALEGEASSARVDALNALAHGLGPGEADRIEGLARESLALAGRLGYAPGRAFATALAGYARLLHADPLGALHLLLDAERDRDLLPLELDRWVQQGLAWAHRDLGNFEEVLRVLQALLDRVRADGDALQEAWALIGLSGAATDLDAPRDGLRFGHEALALFDRLGIAGGQARAHVAVGTALCDLGRYAEAKGHHERGLAMARGAGDVATEAQALHALAVLAQAEGAPRDALLLHRVALDLRRGAGLRPDECESLLDIGRALRALGKPKEAVETMERALELAEAVGAKLRASQAHVALAEAYETLGRMGHALRHLRRNEAVREDILGQEMAARLEALSARHAAERALDDAERARRHSDEMGRKNDELEAALAEVHRAQARLVQSEKLASLGRLTAGVAHELKNPLNFVTNFADLSVDLVSDVHDAVADALGGGLPDPLVEDLDTLGANLAKIAEHGRRADGIVRSMMSHARSGPGDRRTVDVHALLRLTVEATRQARLAAGSPAAEVALVLGPDVPPLQAVPEDLGRAVAGLVENALYAVAARCAAEGEGYRPAVTVLTRRDGAVVEVVVEDNGGGLSEEARARAFEPFYTTKPTGEGTGLGLSMAWETVVQGHGGDLVLLDSAPGRATFAVRLPVP
- a CDS encoding DUF72 domain-containing protein; amino-acid sequence: MSEPSPFDLRHVHPHLRFGTASDRYAGWIGQVYPEDVWADRVSTRTKKLGGTTYEERTLPVESTADYFRHFSVVELDFTFYRPLADDAGKPTSNRFVLERYAEHAPDDARFLLKAPQAFSARTLRRERAPASAVKLDEGLAKRGRPAYVPNPTYLDAARYADQFLGPAVDVLGDRLTGVVFEQEYAPKGQSPTPEAFVGELDGFFADVPPAVGGAAVQAHLEVRSPHLLEPPYFAWLESRGLGYVFSHWTWLPSLGDQARRAGGRFTAANGEAVVRLLTPLRTRYEEAYGLAYPFDAVVPALAGTPGAREMIEDTADLAAKAVEAGAVLNVIPNNRAFGNAPHLARAVADRALDRL
- a CDS encoding helix-turn-helix domain-containing protein, whose product is MVSTPTLRRRFAVLGVSVKRYAEIVRFRLAHAFLHAVPGTTWSDVVERFGYADQSHFVRAYRRLAGVSPTRWESAERVIDRRMGIEEAPPTRSPDSVL